The Nicotiana sylvestris chromosome 6, ASM39365v2, whole genome shotgun sequence genomic sequence tattttgatgatttgattacacgaataagtctgtgggatatttttgagttagtatgcacacttggttcggagtcccgagggctcgggtgagtttcgggtaggttcgggatgttttagacttaaaaccaaaagttgcaggtctctggaGCAAGGCTTCGCGATCCGCGGTGAGCAGGGCCAAGccttcgcggccgcactcgatttcttgcggtccgcggtggactcctgtgcgaccgcagtccatttcgtgcggtccgcactgggcacTAGACCATAGTACCTCAGGAAGACCTGTGCggtcgcagtccattttgtgcggtccgcacagggggtctgagaggggtataaatagatgggattatttttcatttttcatttttcaaaaccccaaaaacataagaagcaattattcaaacaacctttcttctacAAATCAATTGTAAAatgtttttaactagtttttttcaatcattaacatcttttaacatgatttcaacttcaaatcaatgattttcatgggagaaatcgggtgatttgggtagaacctagatttttcaaaaattggggatttggacctcgatttgaggtctgatttcaaaacaaattacatatttgagctcgtaggggaatgggtaatcgggttttggttcgaacctagggttttgaccacgtgggcccgggggcgattttgactttttgggtaaaactttggaaaactcatttttcatgcattcaaattgatttatttagtatttattgatgtaattaagtaacttgtggctagatacgagcaaattggcggaggaatcgaggggtaaagctatacttgaagcttgagttgtgttTGAGGCATCGAGGTATGTGTTTGGTCTAagcttagcttgagggattaggagttgtgtcctattttctatttgattcatgtcgagtacgacgtataggcatggtaacgagtatctatatgatggtgtcaagcatgactgtgagtcttatcttgtgattttcatgacctcgttgtattattcatgccttagtGAAGATTTTTATTTACTGTGTAAAGTTGTGAAAAGAATTgcgacctatgaacattgaggagtgttggctccagttgtataatgaattgtgaaagtataagtgagaATCAAAAccttagagcattggctcgagttgtgcaGTGAATTGTGAAGCAAAAGTGAGAaggagaagagatcattatgtcgcccccttgccgggctattgttgagttgaggatcccttgcattgtgttcttaattgatattacggatgcttaggttgatgattcttcgtgttacgtgttgtaacaagtttggttatagctgggtagttaggtgttgtaacaagtttagttatagctgaggtagttagatgttgaaactagttaagttatagttgagatagttagatgttggaacaagtttggttatggctATTTCTCCCTTGTCgagacgtatatacttgtactgtggagttcccttgccgggatagtttAGTCTATTGTTGaccccttgctgggatgtttaattatgattattgtggactgtatatttggaacgggttgtgcgccacaatatttttagatattatatcggatcgggttgcacgccgcaacagatattatattggattgggtttcacgccgcaacgaataatatattggatcgggttgcatgccgcaatatcTATATATgtggatagggttgcacgccgcaacagatattatattggatcgggttgcacgccgcaacagttatatatgtggatcggggtgcacgccacaacaatgttaaatgataagggatcaggttgcgcgccgcaacagtattgttattgtattgattgtagacatcgagtgttcttttatactttattaagtttctcATAGAATTGATATGTTTTCCCGAAGCAAGTTTCCCCCTCCCTTTAAAACTgttattacctgtttatatttctgCTGTATactatataactgcacaggtttatctggagtctagtcctagcctcgttactacctcgccggggttaggccaggcacttaccagcacatgggtcgattgtgctgatactatactctgcactctgtgcagataccggagtagcctttggtcagcagcagtagctcgggagccagccttcagtccaccgagacaccgaggtagccttgcaggcgtccggtgtcccgacgtctcctctatcttattttatattctgttatctcatatattcgagacaaacagtgttatatttctttcaaacggttgtatttagtactcttagtagtccgtggatgttgtgacaccaggttctggttagaggcacgtgatggtctttgagacattttcgttttctatttatttaagacttccgctaaatttcatattccgctgttatttaactgtttattCTCTTGTTAATACAATTGGTAAgaagttttaaaaaaaaggatttaatgatttctaagttcatggcttgcctagtttctacgagtaggcgtcatcacgactcccgagggtgaaaaattcggATCGTAACAGTTACCTTTCTGGTACAACTAATAGAGACCAACTCTATTACAGCATTTTGTGaaggagaggaaaaagaaaaaaagtttcTATGCATGTGAACGCAGAGGGAAAGTTTAATTCAAATAATCTTCTCTTTTTGACGTGTATAAATGAAAGAGTTTAAGTTCAGCACTAACAATGTATTGGCTTTTTACACCAATTTGATAATGTTGATTTACGATATTAACTCTTGATACGATAATATGAAAGATAGAGTAAACCAATCAAAATACACATTTATACTGTATAAATTGATCTTTAGACTATATAACTTATCTCCTAAATCAAATATAATTAGCTGCTCAAGAAAATTAGATGATCAGTCTACATTGAATGCTCAAGACACAAACAATGAAATTTAATTTTCTTTAGGAAATAAAAAGGATTAAACAACAAATTAACCAGTAAATATATACTGTACTTTATAATTTAAGGCACCACCTGGTCAAAagttaattaaaaaatttaattaaaaaaattccgGGGACCACTtggtcaaaagtgcttttgactttactatctcatgtTTCGACTACGGTAGTCGAAATCTCTACACCCGTAATTTCCCGCGAAACTTTATAATTATATTAGGCCAAAATGTATTCGGAATAATTcttaaaaatgaattaaaaataaatatgacATTTCCGACTACAGTAGTCAGAAAATTGCGGACATTTTGTAGTCGGAAAAAAGGTATTTTCTGGTAGTATATAATCACTAAATCACCCACGTGTACAGTGAAATGATCACTTGAGATAGTACTATTTCCACTAGGATGATGAATAATCTAttacatctatatatatatatatatatatatatatatatatatatatatatatatatatatatatatatatgatgagATGTAAAGTGAATTCGGATGTGGCAACCCTAAAAGTTGCTTAAATGCAGCCAAGCTTATGGCTTTGACATTCTTCAGCTAACACTACACACTTCCTAACGTGCCAAACTCAGTCAAAAATGAGTCCAGGGTTTGCTCTTACCATTATATAAGCAATGGTTTCTTCACCAATCATACACACCACAAAAACCATTCTTCATATACTACATCCAATTTTAATATTCTATAGATTTCAATGTCTAGCATTTTCAAGATTATTGGGTTCGAGAAGAGAAGGTCGTCGTGTTTAGATGGAGATGATGGGTATGATTATGCCCCAGCAGCATGCTTAGAAGGAGGTGGTGACGACGATGATGGAGACTATGACTATGCTCCTGCTGCATAAATTCATTGAAGATTATTGGCAATGGAAAATCTAAAGTAGACGTAGCGTGTTTGGTCAAACTCAGTGCTGCTTCTAATGCATACATGAGAAAGAAGTAGGGATCTTGGTTTTACTTAATCCtagtattctttttttttttttttagcaataCATAGTTTAATATATTAATTAAAACTTTGAGCAGCTAAGGGGCGTTAGGGACTATGAAATCACTTGCTTATTAGATGTACCTTTTTTTCTATTGACAATATTAATTTTGAATAACTTATGCAGAAGAGTGACATGAAGTATACTTTAACGTAGTCTCACTTGATGATGTGATCGagttcatatcccatatacattgCTCTATTAGTCTATTCTTAGTTGTCAATATAAACTCCTATCACTGAGCTAGGAATTTCAGTGAGATAGGTAAAGACTTTTGACCAGAGGTGAATTTAGGATTTGAATTTTACGGCTTTAACCTCTAAATATTTTAGTATTGAACTCATTATATTgttaaagttatgagttcatataTACTATTTGTTCCTACtttaaataatttttacatataaatttatgTTTCGCGTTGAAAGCACTGAGTTCAGTTGAACCCAGAGGCAGATCCAGGATTTAAATCTTATGGGTTCAATTTTAAGGGCTTTTAACATTGAAcccattgtatttttaaatttatgggttcatatctactattttgcaattttaataaatttttacatacaaatttttacTTCGCGTCGAAAGTTATGGATTCAGTTGAACCCGTAGGTTATACGCTGCATCCGCCCATGGTTGAACCCGGCACTGCTATGCTGGATCCGCCCCTGCTCTTGACATATGATTCACAGCTCCCATCTTAGCAAGCACATCTGCAGCCATATTTGCTTCCCTGAAGCAATGTTGAACGTTGACATTGAGCTTTGAGACTTTATCTTGTATCGATCATCTTCTCTGGGATAAAATCTTGTGAATATTCTATTTTAAATCCAATGTCAAACGAATGTTGTAAAGGAAGAGGAACGGTCATGACGAATCGATGACTTTTCTttattaggtcatttttatgggcccgcaaattttaggcgattcggagcCGGTTGCTCAAGTTCATGCAcatggcatggactatagcacaaaaaatagaaaatcatgttGAATTCCTGCTTTATatccctaaaatgccaaaaacggaAGCGACAGACattgttcattaggtcgtttCTGATGGGCCTGCAAAATTTTAGACGAATCGGAGCCGATCGTCCGAGTTCATGCAGatagcatggactatagcacgtaaaaaattgaaaatcatctgaaattcctattttatggctcTAAACATCAAAAAACGAGGAACGTTCATGGCGAAGCGATGAGTATTGCTCATTTGGTCATTTTTTATGtgcccacaaaattttaggcaaGCTATCCAACTTCATGCACATGGCGTGAACTATAGCATACGAAATTTCAGAAATCATGTTGAATTCTTGTTtcatggccctaaaacgccaaaaaataaggaacgatCATGGTGAAGCGATGAGTATTATTAATTAGGTCATTTCTGATGGGCCCGCAAATTTTATGCGATTCAGAGCCGGTCACCCGAgttcatgcagatggcgtggactaAAACACAGGAAATTGAGAAATCATGCTAATTTTCTATTTTGTGGCCATAAAATACCCAATaaagaggaacggtcatggcgaaatGATAAGTATTGTTCAATAGGTCGTTTCTGATGGGcctgaaaatttttaggcgattcaaAGCCGGTCGCCTGAGTTCATACAGATGGTGTggactatagcatacgaaaaATCGAAAATCGTgttgaattcctgttttatggccttaaaatgtCAAAAACGAGGAACCATCACGGTGAAGCGATGACTATTATTCATTAAGTCGGCTTATTCAGAACCAGTCGCCCGAATTCTTGGAGATGACGTAGACTATAtcacaaaaaaatcaaaaattatactgaattcctgttttatggccctaaatcgaggaacgatcatggcgaaGTGATGGCTATTGTTATTAGACCATTTTTGATGGGCCcataaaattttaggcaattcggagCCGGTAGCCCGAGTTCATGCAAATGCCAtagactatagcacacgaaaaatcgGAAGTCGTCcagaattcctattttatggccctaaaatgccaaaaacgaggAATGGTCATGGCAAAGCGATGAATATTCTTCATTATGTCGTATTTGATGGACCCGCGAAAGTTTAGGTGATTCGGAGTCAGTCGCCCAACTCATGTAGATGGCATAAACTATTGCAACAAAAATTCGAAAATCGtcctgaattcctattttatgaccctaaaaagccaaaaaaaaagagGAACGGTCATGACGAAGCAATGACTATTCTTCATTAGTTTGTTTTTGATAGGCtcgaaaaaatttaggcgataaTTCGAAAATCGTCATGAATTCTCGTTTATGGCCTTAAAACGCTAAAAAAAACAAGGAACGATCAAGGCGAAGCAATGACTATTCTtcattacgtgatttcttatgagcccgcaaaattttaggcaattcggcgCCAGTTGCCCGAGTTTATGCAAATGGCGTGGACTGCAGCACACGAAAATTCGGAAAACGTCTTAAATTCCTGTTCTATGGCCCTAAAATGTTGAAAagcgaggaacggtcatggctattgttccttaggtcattttttattatTCGACAAGATTTTAGGTGATTCGAGTTTAGTTGCACGGATGCATACTGTTGGCGTAGGcaatagcacacaaaaatctgggaATCAAACAGAATTCTTGTATGATGGCCCTGAAATGCCAAAATCGAGGAATAATAATGGCGAAGCGATGACTATTATTCCTAAGGTAATTTTTTATAagcagaaaaattttaggcgattcagaTCCGGTCGCTCGGATGTATGCAAATGGCAGTAGGCTGTAGCACACAAAATCTGAAAATTGGAcggaattcctgttttatgatcctaaaatatcaaaaaaaagGAACGGTcatgatgaaccaatgactattGTTACTTATGTAGCTTTTGACGGGCCAGCAAAATTTAAGCGATTCGCGTCTGGTCGCCCGGATGCATGCAAATGTCGTGGGCTTACAACACATGAAAATCTGAGAATCAAACAGAATTCCTATTTTATAGCCGTAAAACatcaaaaaataaggaacggtcatggtGAAGCGATGACTATTATTCCTTATGTAGTTTTTCATGGACagataaaattttaggcgatatgGGTCCGGTCGCCTGGATGCATGCAAAcgacatgggctatagcacaagaaAATCTGAGAATCGCGCAGAATTCTTGTTTTATGGCCCTATATCGCCAAAAACTGAGGATTGGTCATGGCGAAGCGATGATTATTGTTCCGTATATCACTAATGATGGGCCGACAAAATGCTAGGTGATTCGGGTTCGGTCGGCCATATGCAGGAAATCAGGGACAACAACAATAGGGTTCTCAGATAGGGACACATTTGTCTTCACAATTTACATATAGACCACATTATAGACAAGGTACTAGGGGACCGTCAACATCCGGACATCATAATTCTGGGCAGATATATGGTACTACTCCAGTCTGCCAATGTCATGTTCTAACTGGAGAGTGCTTTCGGTGTGGCCAGTTGGGCCATCACTTGAGTGATTGCCCTCAGCCTCCGAGAAATTTCAACCAGGCTTCTATTCAGTCAGCTGCACTAACTCAACTACTTGTAATACTTTAGGTGCTACAGGTCCATGAAATAGAGGTCGAGGTGTTGGAGACCGTGCTAATGTGAATCAAGGACAATTGAATGCTAGTAGAGGTTAGGCGAGAGTATTTGCATTTACTAGACAAGGTGCTCAGGCCTCGAATGTTGTGGTTACAGGTATTCTTTATGTTTGTTCATTTGATGCacttgcgttgattgatccgggatctactcaCTCCTATGTATCCTCGTACTTTTCTTTGAGGTTTAGTAGACAACCTGAGCTATTCAATAATCCTTTTCTAGTTGCTACTCCTGTTGGAGAGTCTCTATTAGCTGAATACGTGTATCGTGCTTGTCAAATTCGGGTTGAGGGTAGAGATACTCTAGCTGAACTTATTgtacttgatatgattgactttgaAATActgatgggaatggattggttatcttcttgCTATGCTATAGTCAATATTCATGCAAAGATAGTTAAGTTTGAGATACCAAATAAACCCAGCTTTATTCTAAGAGGGAGTCATGTTCGAGAGATTTGCAAAGTTGTATCTTTTATGAAAGCTCAACGACTTCTGAAGAAAGGTTGCTTGAGTCTCTTAGCTATTGTAAATGACACAAGAAAGGAAAAAGTTAGTATAGAAAATGTACCAGTAGTAAGagatttttctgatgtatttcctgaggaTTTACTAGGATTGCCTCCAGTACGAGAAatagactttggtattgatttgttacCTGACACACAGCCCATATCAATACCGCTATATCGGATGGCACCAGCAGGGTTTAAGGAGCTAAAACAACAACTACAGGATTTGTTATATAAGGGTTTTATCAGACCAAGTATATCTCCATGGGGTGCACCAGTACTATTCGTAAAGAAGAAAGACGGATccctgagaatgtgcattgactacaggcagttgaacaagataacaatacacaataaatatcctttgcctcgtatagaTGACATGTTTGATCAGTTATAAGGAGCTGCccacttttcaaagattgacctcCGTTCTAGTTatcatcaacttagaatcaaagatgaagatatttCTAAAACTGCTTTCGGAACTCGATACGGGCACTATGACTTTCTTGTGATGCCTTTTGGACTGACTAATGCTCCAGTggcattcatggatttaatgaatagggtgttcaagccgtttttggatagatttgtaatagtatttattgatgatatcttgatatattcTCGTAGCCAAGGAGAACATGATCATCTCAGGACTGTGTTGAAGACATTGCGATAATGTCAGATTTATGCTAAGTTCAcgaagtgtgaattctggctagACTCGGTAGCATTTctggggcatgttgtatccaaagatggaattatggtagatcctaagaagacaGAAGCTATGCAGAAATGGACCAAGCAAACTTCTCCTATAGAGATTCACAGTTTTTTAGGCTTAGCAGGCTATTATAGGCATTTTGTGCAGGTCGTCTCCAGAATAGCAGCGCCACTGACTAAGCTAACACAAAAAAAAATGCAAAGTTTTAGTGGACGGAGGAATGTGAGTAGAGctttcaaaaactcaaaacatgTTTGACAACTACACCAATGTTAGCCTTACCATCAGGTTTCAGAGGATTTACGGTGTTTTGTGACGCCTCGAGAGTAGGATTAGGATGTGTTCTCATGCAAAATAGTCGCGTTATTTCTTATACTTTGAGATAATTGAAAAAGCACGAGCAAAATTATCCTACACATGATTTGGAGATGGCTGCAGTGGTGTTTGATCTAaaaatttggagacattatttATACAGAGAAacttatgagatttatactgaccataaaAGTCTGAGGTATATCTTTCAACATAGAGATCTATATCTTCGGCAGCGTCGTTGGATGGAACTACTCAAAAACTATGATTGTTCTATTTTATATCATCGTGGAAAAGCCAATATGGTAGCTGATGCATTGAGCATAAaatctatggggagtttggcacgTATAGTTCCTGTAAAAAGACTTTTGGCCAAACATATTCAGAGACTAGAAGATACAGGTATCAAATTTAGTGTCAGAAATTCAGAGGCATTGTTGCCTTGTGCTCAAGCTAAGTCTTCATTAGTTGAGCACATTAAGGCCACCGAATATGAGGATGAGCGATGTTGCAAATACATAGATGAGGCCTTAGTTGGTAAAAGCAAGGATATGATTGTTGACAGTGATGGTGTTCTTCGAATGAGTGATAGGCTATGTGTCGCAGATGTAGATGGGTTGAGGCATGTTATTCTTAAAGAAGCTCACAACACTAGATACATTATACATCCTGGAtccacaaaaatgtatcatgacctAAAGCAATTCTATTGGTGGGAAGGTATGAAGAAAGATATTTCTAACTTTGTTTCTAGTTATTTGACTTATCAGCAGGTCAAGGCTGAGCATCAGCGACCCGCAGGACTACTACAACAAATTGAAATTCCAAAGTGGAAATGGAAAAGAATTAATATGG encodes the following:
- the LOC138870202 gene encoding uncharacterized protein, which translates into the protein MHTVGVGNSTQKSGNQTEFLYDGPEMPKSRNNNGEAMTIIPKLGHHLSDCPQPPRNFNQASIQSAALTQLLARVFAFTRQGAQASNVVVTGILYVCSFDALALIDPGSTHSYVSSYFSLRFSRQPELFNNPFLVATPVGESLLAEYVYRACQIRVEGRDTLAELIVLDMIDFEILMGMDWLSSCYAIVNIHAKIVKFEIPNKPSFILRGSHVREICKVVSFMKAQRLLKKGCLSLLAIVNDTRKEKVSIENVPVVRDFSDVFPEDLLGLPPVREIDFGIDLLPDTQPISIPLYRMAPAGFKELKQQLQDLLYKGFIRPSISPWGAPVLFVKKKDGSLRMCIDYRQLNKITIHNKYPLPRIDDMFDQL
- the LOC138870203 gene encoding uncharacterized protein is translated as MVADALSIKSMGSLARIVPVKRLLAKHIQRLEDTGIKFSVRNSEALLPCAQAKSSLVEHIKATEYEDERCCKYIDEALVGKSKDMIVDSDGVLRMSDRLCVADVDGLRHVILKEAHNTRYIIHPGSTKMYHDLKQFYWWEDRLTKSAHFLPVKTTYGGVKYAQIFMNEIVQLYGVPVSIISDKGSQFTSRFWKSFQEALGTRVDLSTTFHPRTDG